Genomic window (Streptomyces yatensis):
GCTGGCGCTGCTTGCCTCGCAGTTCATCCCGGGCGCGCTGATGCTGGTGCCGCTCTTCGAGATCTTCAAGAACCTGCAGATGATCAACTCGCTGGGGAGCGTGGTCATCGCGGAGACGGTCTTCCAGCTCCCCCTGTCGATCATCCTCATCAGCGGCTTCATCAAGAACGTGCCGGTGTCGCTCGAGGAACAGGCGTGGGTCGACGGCTGCGGCCGCTTCCGGGCCTTCTGCGCGGTGGTGCTGCCGCTGCTGCGCCCCGGGCTGATCGCGGTCGGCTCCTTCGCCTTCGTGCACAGCTGGAACCACTTCCTGTTCGCGCTGATGTTCCTCAGCTCCCAGGACAAACAGACCATCCCGGTCGGCCTCAACACCCTCATCGGCGCGGACAGCGTCGACCTGGGCGCGCTCGCGGCGGGCGGGGTGATCGCCGCGGTGCCCGTCGTCATCGTCTTCGCCTTCA
Coding sequences:
- a CDS encoding carbohydrate ABC transporter permease; this translates as MTAALAEQGTRPAPAATPPPAARGRRRRGLDQGVPRWQIYLPLCLYLLFTLVPFYWMLLFALRPAGSTALVPWPVTGEHFQKVWNERSFGVFFQNSMIVGVASLVMTTAVALAGGYALARFDFPVKKGFMLALLASQFIPGALMLVPLFEIFKNLQMINSLGSVVIAETVFQLPLSIILISGFIKNVPVSLEEQAWVDGCGRFRAFCAVVLPLLRPGLIAVGSFAFVHSWNHFLFALMFLSSQDKQTIPVGLNTLIGADSVDLGALAAGGVIAAVPVVIVFAFIQKWLITGFSAGAVKG